A stretch of the Lactuca sativa cultivar Salinas chromosome 9, Lsat_Salinas_v11, whole genome shotgun sequence genome encodes the following:
- the LOC111912752 gene encoding nucleolin 2, whose protein sequence is MADFGAPSFSLGFDFDFSEPQLTTANESKNPTAPNRFSVAATGLVDDGDNDFETVTVVDSDTDNQNSPPKLKRLRRGRPVEDTVSSASVKSKADLFSAVVVDDDDIEDFSSPEDNHTDERHSTQHHSVYTSSKIPLNGHGILTKQSGKRKQNVSDDPESVITTCNKPPKITISPLRKFQLIDSDSDSDFDDHFINEAANRKTFNESNSYLNSSQPKKPTESTRKDLWEDFRPEKSFHIPTPVLDEVCDEYFNSMKAKKTPQSNKPPKNHVKNNIIDLSDPISPIPPAHNYFFHDDMRIQELVRSRLPNFFPLNATNRDCEQPGTSNIDYMGQFSRGESSKQASGSNKAETSSRKKPRKSKPQERSMNPKVNVPKDAGQRRVQADGKASGHWFTNGDGKRVYVSKNGEELIGRAAYILYSKERGGYKKNAKPKKKSLAKKK, encoded by the exons ATGGCGGATTTTGGAGCACCCTCATTCTCTTTagggtttgattttgatttttccgAGCCCCAGCTTACCACTGCAAATGAGAGTAAAAATCCAACGGCGCCGAATCGGTTTTCCGTAGCTGCGACGGGACTTGTAGACGATGGTGATAATGATTTTGAAACCGTAACAGTCGTTGATTCGGACACAGACAATCAGAATTCACCTCCGAAACTGAAGCGCCTCCGGCGAGGGAGGCCGGTGGAGGATACAGTATCATCGGCTTCAGTTAAGAGCAAAGCGGATTTGTTTTCTGCTGTGGTTGTCGATGATGATGACATTGAGGACTTCTCTTCGCCAGAGGATAACCATACAG ATGAACGTCATTCAACACAACACCATTCAGTCTATACAAGTTCAAAAATCCCACTCAATGGACATGGGATTTTAACAAAGCAATCAGGAAAGAGAAAACAAAACGTCTCAGATGATCCAGAGTCTGTAATCACAACCTGCAACAAGCCACCAAAGATAACCATCAGCCCTCTGAGAAAGTTCCAGTTGATAGATTCCGACTCTGATTCTGATTTTGATGATCATTTTATCAATGAAGCTGCTAACAGGAAGACATTCAATGAATCAAACTCCTATTTGAATTCAAGTCAACCAAAAAAACCAACCGAATCAACCAGGAAAGATCTTTGGGAGGATTTCAGACCAGAGAAGAGCTTCCATATCCCAACACCTGTGTTAGATGAAGTCTGTGATGAATATTTCAACTCCATGAAAGCTAAAAAAACACCTCAAAGCAATAAACCCCCAAAAAACCATGTCAAAAACAATATAATAGATCTTAGTGACCCTATCTCTCCTATCCCCCCTGCTCATAACTACTTTTTCCATGACGATATGAGGATCCAAGAGCTAGTTAGATCTCGTTTGCCCAATTTCTTTCCTTTGAATGCAACAAACAGAGATTGTGAACAACCTGGAACTTCAAACATTGATTACAT GGGTCAATTTAGTCGTGGTGAAAGCTCTAAACAAGCTTCTGGAAGTAATAAAGCTGAAACAAGTTCTAGAAAAAAACCAAGAAAATCAAAACCTCAAGAAAGATCAATGAATCCAAAGGTAAATGTCCCAAAAGATGCTGGCCAAAGAAGGGTTCAAGCAGATGGTAAAGCTTCTGGCCATTGGTTCACAAATGGAGATGGGAAGAGA GTTTATGTGAGTAAAAATGGGGAAGAGCTGATTGGGAGAGCTGCTTACATTCTTTATTCAAAG GAAAGAGGAGGATATAAAAAAAATGCAAAGCCCAAAAAGAAAAGTTTAGCCAAGAAGAAATAG
- the LOC111912751 gene encoding probable purine permease 11, whose amino-acid sequence MADGVQELELQPGGTNGVINGVPTQKFKHYRWWFRVAVYIIFLISGQATATLLGRLYYDKGGNSKWISTFVQSAGFPILIPLLLFFQPTTTSSAASPPPTTTTLLLLYLFFGLILTGDNLMYSYGLQYLPVSTYSLLCATQLGFNAVFSFLFNSQKFTSLIINSLFLLTISATLLAVHSDSDNPSKISKAKYIIGFLCTLGASATYSLYLSFLQLSFQKVIKSENFRVVLELQIYPSFVATCGCVVGLFASGEWDTLKKEGSDYEKGSVSYIMTLTWIAIAWQICSIGILGLIFEVSSLFSNVISTLGLPVVPVLAVVFFGDKMDGVKAISLILAIWGSGSYVYQHYLDDLKLKNDMKTRIVVSANEASHNV is encoded by the coding sequence ATGGCAGATGGAGTTCAAGAACTGGAACTTCAACCCGGAGGTACGAATGGCGTCATTAATGGAGTCCCCACCCAAAAATTCAAGCACTACAGATGGTGGTTCCGGGTGGCGGTGTATATCATCTTTCTAATCTCCGGTCAAGCCACCGCCACCCTCTTGGGCCGACTTTACTACGACAAAGGCGGCAACAGTAAATGGATATCCACCTTCGTCCAATCCGCCGGATTCCCGATCTTGATTCCCCTCCTACTCTTCTTCCAACCAACCACCACTTCTTCCGCCGCATCAccgccacccaccaccaccacccttctactcctttacttatttttcgGGTTAATCTTAACAGGTGACAACTTAATGTATTCATATGGTCTTCAATACCTTCCTGTTTCCACTTACTCTTTACTCTGTGCAACACAATTAGGATTCAACGCTgttttttcatttcttttcaaCTCACAAAAGTTCACTTCTTTAATCATCAACTCACTTTTTCTCCTCACAATCTCCGCCACCCTCCTCGCTGTTCATTCGGATTCAGATAACCCATCAAAAATCTCAAAAGCAAAATACATAATCGGGTTTTTATGCACTCTAGGAGCATCCGCCACATACTCTTTATACCTCTCCTTTTTACAACTATCATTTCAAAAGGTAATCAAGAGTGAAAACTTTAGGGTTGTGCTAGAATTACAAATATACCCTTCCTTTGTTGCTACGTGTGGTTGTGTGGTGGGGCTTTTTGCCAGTGGGGAATGGGATACGTTGAAGAAAGAGGGTAGTGATTATGAAAAGGGTTCGGTGTCTTACATAATGACGCTGACGTGGATAGCTATTGCATGGCAGATTTGTTCTATAGGGATTTTGGGATTAATATTTGAAGTTTCGTCTTTGTTTTCGAATGTGATTAGTACGTTAGGGTTACCGGTTGTTCCGGTTCTTGCAGTTGTGTTTTTTGGAGATAAGATGGATGGAGTGAAAGCGATCTCATTGATTCTTGCGATATGGGGATCGGGGTCGTATGTTTATCAACATTATCTTGATGATTTGAAATTGAAGAATGATATGAAAACGAGGATAGTTGTAAGTGCCAATGAGGCTTCTCATAATGTTTAA
- the LOC111912749 gene encoding F-box/LRR-repeat protein At4g14103 isoform X1, translated as MFCSTLPFSNQSTVNKCDKSLICGTMSNSDDISQLPDCILHHILSFIPTKDDVKTSILSKRWKNLWTSVSNLDFDDALLYKEMEGQDPPDEICFMNFVDRVLLFRDTSTIHKFRLSCRVCFNPSRIHSWISSAIIHNVHELDLCLFVEDPFLLPQSIFSSRSLTTLKIEMNCVLQIPSFINFPHLKTLHLSLITFPDDELTQKLFAGCLVLEELVLLDCEWTNLKNVMISSSTLKRLTIDDLPYFGPPDDSRGCKIMIDAMNLVFFKYTGYLSNEILLCGVLKLVKADISVSILHERQKEVAFHVVDLLNGIQTVGYLRVSKRTIESFVFADKKVVHFPVFQNLTHLELSMEIGNSTIEALMKFLNSCPNVQSLNFTEGFQHDMCLKENDLTWSTLPKCLKTLTFKNFHGNDSEICFLKCILQNGLVSDKMNICWCDYFLRDQKWEKEVKKTLKSIACGSKSCVITWG; from the exons ATGTTTTGCAGCACTTTACCCTTTTCCAATCAATCAACCGTCAATAAGTGCGACAAATCTCTAATCT GTGGGACAATGAGCAATTCTGATGACATCAGTCAACTCCCGGATTGCATTCTTCATCATATCCTATCATTTATTCCCACAAAAGATGATGTCAAGACCTCAATACTCTCAAAAAGATGGAAAAATCTTTGGACTTCAGTTTCAAATCTAGACTTTGATGACGCATTGTTGTATAAAGAAATGGAAGGCCAAGATCCACCCGATGAGATATGTTTCATGAACTTCGTAGATCGAGTTCTTTTATTTCGCGACACATCAACCATACATAAATTTCGTTTATCATGTCGCGTTTGCTTTAATCCCTCTCGTATACATTCATGGATTTCATCTGCTATCATTCACAATGTCCATGAACTTGATCTCTGTCTCTTTGTTGAAGATCCATTTCTACTCCCTCAATCCATCTTTTCCAGCAGATCTTTAACCACTTTGAAGATAGAAATGAATTGCGTTCTTCAAATCCCATCTTTCATAAACTTCCCACATTTAAAAACATTACATTTGTCTTTAATTACATTCCCGGATGATGAATTGACACAAAAGCTTTTCGCGGGTTGTTTGGTTCTTGAAGAATTAGTTTTGCTTGATTGTGAGTGGACGAATTTGAAGAATGTTATGATTTCAAGTTCCACTTTGAAGAGATTAACAATCGATGATTTGCCATATTTTGGGCCTCCAGATGATTCCAGAGGATGTAAGATCATGATCGATGCAATGAATCTTGTGTTCTTCAAGTATACTGGTTATTTATCGAATGAGATTTTGTTATGTGGTGTATTGAAATTGGTGAAAGCGGATATTAGTGTTTCGATTTTACATGAGAGGCAAAAGGAAGTCGCATTTCATGTTGTTGATTTGCTTAATGGAATTCAGACTGTTGGGTATTTGAGAGTTTCCAAACGCACAATTGAG TCTTTTGTATTTGCAGATAAGAAAGTGGTTCATTTTCCAGTTTTCCAAAACTTGACTCATTTAGAATTGAGCATGGAAATCGGGAACTCCACCATTGAAGCACTTATGAAATTTCTCAACAGCTGTCCAAATGTACAATCTCTTAATTTCACCGag GGATTTCAGCATGACATGTGCCTTAAAGAGAACGATTTGACTTGGTCAACGCTACCTAAATGCCTCAAAACACTAACGTTCAAGAATTTTCATGGGAATGATTCAGAAATATGTTTTTTGAAATGTATTTTGCAGAATGGACTTGTTTCAGACAAGATGAATATATGTTGGTGTGATTATTTTTTAAGAGATCAAAAATGGGAAAAAGAGGTAAAAAAGACGTTGAAATCGATTGCATGTGGCTCTAAGTCTTGTGTCATCACAt GGGGCTAA
- the LOC111912749 gene encoding F-box/LRR-repeat protein At4g14103 isoform X2 produces MSNSDDISQLPDCILHHILSFIPTKDDVKTSILSKRWKNLWTSVSNLDFDDALLYKEMEGQDPPDEICFMNFVDRVLLFRDTSTIHKFRLSCRVCFNPSRIHSWISSAIIHNVHELDLCLFVEDPFLLPQSIFSSRSLTTLKIEMNCVLQIPSFINFPHLKTLHLSLITFPDDELTQKLFAGCLVLEELVLLDCEWTNLKNVMISSSTLKRLTIDDLPYFGPPDDSRGCKIMIDAMNLVFFKYTGYLSNEILLCGVLKLVKADISVSILHERQKEVAFHVVDLLNGIQTVGYLRVSKRTIESFVFADKKVVHFPVFQNLTHLELSMEIGNSTIEALMKFLNSCPNVQSLNFTEGFQHDMCLKENDLTWSTLPKCLKTLTFKNFHGNDSEICFLKCILQNGLVSDKMNICWCDYFLRDQKWEKEVKKTLKSIACGSKSCVITWG; encoded by the exons ATGAGCAATTCTGATGACATCAGTCAACTCCCGGATTGCATTCTTCATCATATCCTATCATTTATTCCCACAAAAGATGATGTCAAGACCTCAATACTCTCAAAAAGATGGAAAAATCTTTGGACTTCAGTTTCAAATCTAGACTTTGATGACGCATTGTTGTATAAAGAAATGGAAGGCCAAGATCCACCCGATGAGATATGTTTCATGAACTTCGTAGATCGAGTTCTTTTATTTCGCGACACATCAACCATACATAAATTTCGTTTATCATGTCGCGTTTGCTTTAATCCCTCTCGTATACATTCATGGATTTCATCTGCTATCATTCACAATGTCCATGAACTTGATCTCTGTCTCTTTGTTGAAGATCCATTTCTACTCCCTCAATCCATCTTTTCCAGCAGATCTTTAACCACTTTGAAGATAGAAATGAATTGCGTTCTTCAAATCCCATCTTTCATAAACTTCCCACATTTAAAAACATTACATTTGTCTTTAATTACATTCCCGGATGATGAATTGACACAAAAGCTTTTCGCGGGTTGTTTGGTTCTTGAAGAATTAGTTTTGCTTGATTGTGAGTGGACGAATTTGAAGAATGTTATGATTTCAAGTTCCACTTTGAAGAGATTAACAATCGATGATTTGCCATATTTTGGGCCTCCAGATGATTCCAGAGGATGTAAGATCATGATCGATGCAATGAATCTTGTGTTCTTCAAGTATACTGGTTATTTATCGAATGAGATTTTGTTATGTGGTGTATTGAAATTGGTGAAAGCGGATATTAGTGTTTCGATTTTACATGAGAGGCAAAAGGAAGTCGCATTTCATGTTGTTGATTTGCTTAATGGAATTCAGACTGTTGGGTATTTGAGAGTTTCCAAACGCACAATTGAG TCTTTTGTATTTGCAGATAAGAAAGTGGTTCATTTTCCAGTTTTCCAAAACTTGACTCATTTAGAATTGAGCATGGAAATCGGGAACTCCACCATTGAAGCACTTATGAAATTTCTCAACAGCTGTCCAAATGTACAATCTCTTAATTTCACCGag GGATTTCAGCATGACATGTGCCTTAAAGAGAACGATTTGACTTGGTCAACGCTACCTAAATGCCTCAAAACACTAACGTTCAAGAATTTTCATGGGAATGATTCAGAAATATGTTTTTTGAAATGTATTTTGCAGAATGGACTTGTTTCAGACAAGATGAATATATGTTGGTGTGATTATTTTTTAAGAGATCAAAAATGGGAAAAAGAGGTAAAAAAGACGTTGAAATCGATTGCATGTGGCTCTAAGTCTTGTGTCATCACAt GGGGCTAA